From a region of the Mycolicibacterium sp. MU0050 genome:
- a CDS encoding amidohydrolase family protein yields the protein MRLHLRGIGLPDAEPVEWWIADGLLSAEPVSDAQTVFTDGWIIPGLVDAHCHVGLAPQGATDLEEAAAQAETERDAGALLLRDAGSPVDTRSFDDREDLPRIIRAGRHLARPKRYIPNLPIDIEDESQLPQYVAEQAQFGDGWVKLVGDWIDRSVGDLAPLWSDDVLVAAIEAAHAHGARVTAHVFGEDALPGLIKAGIDCIEHGTGITEDTIDLMLEHGTALVPTLINIENFPGIASAATKYPTYAKHMQDLYGSCRDRVGAAREAGIPIYAGTDAGGMIAHGRIADEVAALTGIGMSAHDALGAASWAAREWLGRPGLTHGAPADLVCYSADPRQAGVLSAPDLVILRGKPYPRGSAR from the coding sequence GTGCGCCTGCACCTGCGTGGCATCGGCCTGCCTGATGCGGAGCCCGTCGAGTGGTGGATCGCCGACGGCCTGCTGTCGGCCGAACCGGTGTCGGATGCGCAGACCGTGTTCACCGACGGCTGGATCATTCCGGGTCTGGTCGACGCGCACTGCCACGTGGGGTTGGCGCCCCAGGGTGCCACCGATCTGGAGGAGGCGGCCGCCCAGGCCGAAACCGAACGCGACGCCGGCGCGCTGTTGCTGCGCGACGCCGGTTCACCGGTGGACACCCGCAGCTTCGACGACCGGGAGGACCTGCCGCGGATCATCCGGGCCGGCCGGCACCTGGCCCGGCCCAAGCGGTACATCCCCAACCTGCCGATCGACATCGAAGACGAGTCGCAGCTGCCGCAGTACGTCGCCGAGCAGGCGCAGTTCGGCGACGGGTGGGTGAAGCTGGTCGGGGACTGGATCGACCGCTCGGTGGGCGATCTGGCCCCGCTGTGGTCCGACGACGTGCTGGTCGCCGCGATCGAGGCCGCCCACGCCCACGGCGCGCGCGTGACCGCCCACGTGTTCGGCGAGGACGCGCTGCCGGGTCTGATCAAGGCCGGGATCGACTGCATCGAACACGGCACGGGCATCACCGAGGACACCATCGACCTGATGCTCGAGCACGGCACCGCGCTGGTCCCGACCCTGATCAACATCGAGAACTTCCCCGGAATCGCTTCCGCGGCAACGAAGTACCCGACCTACGCCAAGCACATGCAGGACCTCTACGGCTCCTGCCGGGACCGGGTCGGCGCGGCCCGGGAGGCGGGGATACCGATCTACGCCGGCACCGATGCGGGCGGCATGATCGCCCACGGTCGCATCGCCGACGAGGTCGCCGCGCTGACCGGGATCGGCATGAGCGCCCACGACGCGCTGGGCGCCGCGTCCTGGGCGGCGCGGGAGTGGTTGGGCCGGCCCGGCCTGACCCACGGCGCGCCCGCGGACCTGGTCTGCTACTCGGCCGATCCGCGCCAGGCCGGCGTGCTGAGCGCACCGGATCTGGTGATCCTGCGCGGTAAGCCCTACCCGCGCGGTTCAGCGCGGTAG